One genomic window of Coffea eugenioides isolate CCC68of chromosome 1, Ceug_1.0, whole genome shotgun sequence includes the following:
- the LOC113769574 gene encoding uncharacterized protein LOC113769574: MSTHPESSDRPATTSPTDLASMGAQLSEVLNRFNELSVEMMAQRRVIDQLVASGASDEQHEPLPPGQSGPQPIFLPYTQTFVTSQVINPPEEAFAYPTHGPQPAYVSHIQTNPPHVQIPQKYPPITMSMPFEPRGPYYYPTAEPFTLDTAAQGKIEAGESSAPVDKNLLKRLDQFEDFIRKGQGLNKQGGLDYNELCLFPDMQLPMGFKTPKFSKYDGTGNPKTHLRMFANKLGKPIDDENLPVRLFPESLEGDALDWYSNLKPEDMRSWMDLSTAFMRQYEYNCELAPTRATLEGTKRKPSEDHKTYAKRWRKLAAKVEPPMTENEIVRTFIKTHDPPYFEEIFRMTGCSFAEIVNKLEEFDEFVKAGKIINVSTLKMQLEALQSQNYSGEKSQSKGKEEETAFVGNQGPSARPRFSNRLAYSSPYPYYPSFRPIHHTTINHSRPRPNYPSVLTPPFQNPQPSLQTRPRPPFNPRPIPPPSPNYYYQQTSDTQNSTSNRTFTNLGRPVDQLYEQLKAVGKIGVIPPKVYSNRFPSGYDPQSVCAYHSGAPGHSTNDCRALKHEIQDMIEFGVIVLKKKGEQGQSVSTNPFPKHEDTLEAPTSSDEI; this comes from the coding sequence atgagtacccATCCAGAATCGTCTGATAGGCCCGCCACCACATCACCGACTGACTTGGCAAGTATGGGAGCTCAACTGAGCGAAGTTCTAAACCGATTTAATGAGCTGAGCGTTGAAATGATGGCCCAACGGCGAGTAATCGATCAATTGGTAGCTAGTGGTGCTAGCGATGAACAACATGAGCCCTTACCTCCTGGCCAATCTGGACCTCAACCCATATTTTTACCTTATACTCAAACCTTTGTTACTTCACAAGTCATAAACCCACCTGAGGAAGCCTTTGCTTATCCCACTCATGGCCCGCAACCTGCTTATGTATCTCACATCCAAACAAACCCTCCTCATGTCCAAATTCCCCAAAAGTATCCGCCAATTACTATGAGCATGCCATTCGAGCCACGGGGACCTTATTATTACCCCACCGCTGAGCCGTTCACCCTAGATACCGCTGCTCAAGGGAAAATTGAAGCCGGGGAGTCATCCGCACCAGTGGATAAGAATTTGCTAAAGCGATTGGATCAGTTTGAGGATTTCATAAGGAAAGGCCAAGGCTTGAACAAACAAGGAGGGTTGGACTACAACGAGCTGTGCCTATTTCCGGATATGCAATTGCCCATGGGTTTCAAAACACCCAAGTTTAGCAAGTATGATGGAACGGGCAACCCCAAGACGCACCTCCGaatgtttgccaacaagttgggcaagccaaTAGATGACGAGAATCTACCAGTTCGTTTGTTTCCTGAAAGCTTAGAAGGTGACGCGTTGGATTGGTATTCCAATTTGAAGCCGGAGGATATGAGATCTTGGATGGATTTGTCAACTGCTTTTATGAGGCAATATGAATACAATTGCGAGCTTGCTCCAACGAGGGCCACACTTGAGGGGACTAAAAGAAAACcatctgaggaccacaagacgTACGCGAAGAGATGGAGGAAACTGGCCGCCAAAGTGGAGCCTCCTATGACTGAAAACGAGATTGTTCGCACGTTCATCAAAACTCATGACCCGCCTtactttgaggaaatttttcgaATGACCGGGTGTTCCTTTGCCGAAATTGTCAATAAATTGGAAGAATTTGATGAGTTTGTGAAGGCCGGAAAAATTATTAATGTGTCAACATTGAAGATGCAACTAGAGGCTCTGCAAAGCCAGAATTACAGTGGGGAAAAATCCCAATCTAAGGGAAAAGAAGAGGAAACTGCCTTTGTTGGGAATCAGGGCCCCTCGGCCAGACCTAGATTTTCAAACCGCCTTGCTTATTCATCACCCTATCCATACTACCCAAGCTTCCGTCCTATCCATCATACCACTATTAACCATTCTCGACCTCGACCAAATTATCCAAGTGTACTCACACCACCCTTTCAAAATCCTCAACCAAGTCTCCAAACTAGACCTCGCCCTCCTTTTAACCCAAGACCTATTCCACCCCCTAGCCCAAATTACTACTACCAACAAACCAGTGACACCCAAAATTCAACGTCAAACCGAACCTTCACCAATCTAGGTCGGCCTGTTGACCAATTATATGAGCAATTGAAAGCTGTCGGGAAAATTGGTGTTatacctcctaaagtctatTCCAATCGTTTTCCTTCTGGCTATGACCCTCAATCGGTCTGCgcttatcattctggagctCCCGGGCATTCCACCAATGATTGTCGGGCATTGAAACATGAAATCCAGGATATGATCGAATTCGGAGTAATAGTGCTAAAGAAAAAGGGTGAACAGGGACAGAGTGTAagcacaaacccctttcccaaacaTGAGGACACTTTAGAGGCACCCACCTCCAGTGACGAAatctga